The nucleotide window cactgactgcagctgaatggtctctctcctgtgtgaatgtgctgatgTCGTTTTAAGAGGTGCGAGTGACTAAAACTCTTtccacactgactacagctgaaaagtctctctcctgtgtgaatgcgctggtgtgaATATAAGTGGTTtttctgactaaaactcttcccacactgactgcagctgaacggtctctctcctgtgtgaatgcgctggtggactATTAAACTACTTGACTGACTATAACTCTTCCCAcattgactgcagctgaatggtctctttcctgtgtgaatgtgctgatgtcgttttaaaagttgtaaatgactaaaactcttcccacactgactgcagctgaatggtctctcccctgtgtgaatgcgctggtgtgatTGTAAGTGGCTTatttgactaaaactcttcccacactgactgcagctgaatggtttctctcctgtgtgaatgtgctggtgggcTATTAAGCCTCTTGACcaactaaaactcttcccacactgactgcagctgaatggtctctctcctgtgtgaatgcgctggtgggtttttaagttacttgaccgactaaaactcttcccacactgactgcagctgaatggtctctctcctgtgtgaatgtgctggtgccTTTTTAAGTCAtatgactgactaaaactcttcccacactgactgcagctgaaaggtctctctcctgtgtcaaTGCACTGGTGTGACTGTAAGTGTCTTTTCcaactaaaactcttcccacactgactgcagctgaatggtctctctcctgtgtgactgcgctggtggataattaagctacttgactgactaaaactcttcccacactgactgcagctgaacggtctctctcctgtgtgaatgcgctggtgggtttttaagttacttgaccgactaaaactcttcccacactgactgcagctgaatggtctctctcctgtgtgaatgcgctgatgcctttttaagtcatgtgactgactaaaactcctcccacactgactacagctgaaaggtttctctcctgtgtgaaggtgctgatagggttttgaaatgctagactgacagaaacACTGCTCCTCCATGTGCCATAATggcagtttgtccactccatctgagcaaggccttgagtGATTCTTCCTCATCCCCTGATCGTCCTGTggtctcttattctgcaaatgctccatggaatggtcttgctctgtgtgatgaaagtgagatttgttttcttcattatgTCCCTCACTTTtctgctcagcagtgtgaatcatctggggctccttctccagctctctgagACTAAAACCGCccagttcattcagttgttcCTCTCTTTGC belongs to Lepisosteus oculatus isolate fLepOcu1 chromosome 14, fLepOcu1.hap2, whole genome shotgun sequence and includes:
- the LOC107076188 gene encoding zinc finger and SCAN domain-containing protein 2-like, producing MAECLLNLQTQLDSFMHVLLKSIVYEVSEVFGNRMCDSEDEFQDKLRSVSQILVRRAVFKITQCVEDSVGSEMAQLKKENESLKWRLQLREKESGAGGDQERTDSVGHTLPCEVSAEIKEEMDTELQLSGSEASALSEAWERAPLEQKHSEEEWGSSLMQETELTAPEGKKTLSEQHTESRQIVEVLDSVPMMKMESESETPGLLVCDDFTKKMNNLDSNNITQGCNELGCVSVQEHSEELDVSNLTEQDMEPQLIDCTEQQTDVPGEENIVEIQHREESQYREEQQQLLQGLIIRPCSVQVERLSLHSLKQSCNPLASDDFTHRFNNLVTEKIVESFNELESVFVLGQREEQLNELGGFSLRELEKEPQMIHTAEQKSEGHNEENKSHFHHTEQDHSMEHLQNKRPQDDQGMRKNHSRPCSDGVDKLPLWHMEEQCFCQSSISKPYQHLHTGEKPFSCSQCGRSFSQSHDLKRHQRIHTGERPFSCSQCGKSFSRSSNLKTHQRIHTGERPFSCSQCGKSFSQSSSLIIHQRSHTGERPFSCSQCGKSFSWKRHLQSHQCIDTGERPFSCSQCGKSFSQSYDLKRHQHIHTGERPFSCSQCGKSFSRSSNLKTHQRIHTGERPFSCSQCGKSFSWSRGLIAHQHIHTGEKPFSCSQCGKSFSQISHLQSHQRIHTGERPFSCSQCGKSFSHLQLLKRHQHIHTGKRPFSCSQCGKSYSQSSSLIVHQRIHTGERPFSCSQCGKSFSQKNHLYSHQRIHTGERLFSCSQCGKSFSHSHLLKRHQHIHTGERPFSCSQCEKSFSQSSDLKTHQRTHAGERPL